From Cellulosimicrobium cellulans, the proteins below share one genomic window:
- a CDS encoding FMN reductase, translated as MTASTPAPDRRLVVVSAGLSKPSSTRLLADRLAEATVRELQGLGVSAEVETVELRDHAHAVVDAMLTGFPTGELAGVLERLAAADGIVVTTPLFTTTYSGLLKSFVDVLDKDSLTGTPVLLGATGGTARHSLALEYSLRPLFTYLRADVATTSVFAATDDWAAAEADSGGGLPARIARAGRELAEKVALRKNAGPADPFAATPDFSALLGGL; from the coding sequence ATGACCGCCAGCACCCCCGCCCCGGACCGCCGCCTCGTCGTGGTCTCCGCCGGGCTGTCCAAGCCGTCCTCCACGCGCCTGCTCGCCGACCGGCTCGCCGAGGCCACGGTGCGCGAGCTCCAGGGGCTCGGCGTGAGCGCCGAGGTCGAGACCGTGGAGCTGCGCGACCACGCGCACGCCGTCGTCGACGCGATGCTCACCGGCTTCCCCACGGGCGAGCTCGCCGGGGTGCTCGAGCGCCTCGCCGCCGCGGACGGGATCGTCGTGACGACCCCGCTGTTCACCACCACGTACTCGGGGCTGCTCAAGTCGTTCGTGGACGTCCTCGACAAGGACTCGCTCACCGGCACGCCCGTGCTGCTCGGCGCGACCGGCGGCACCGCCCGCCACTCGCTCGCGCTCGAGTACTCCCTGCGCCCGTTGTTCACCTACCTGCGGGCCGACGTCGCCACGACGTCCGTGTTCGCCGCGACCGACGACTGGGCCGCCGCCGAGGCCGACTCCGGTGGCGGGCTGCCTGCCCGCATCGCGCGCGCCGGGCGCGAGCTCGCGGAGAAGGTCGCGCTGCGCAAGAACGCCGGCCCCGCCGACCCGTTCGCGGCCACGCCCGACTTCTCGGCGCTGCTCGGCGGGCTCTGA
- a CDS encoding histidine phosphatase family protein, which yields MPDSTPPRTPFPPPPLAEVVGARERTIHVVTHPEATHHVEGLVGGVHDSDLTARGARQAALVAAALRARIPDDAAVDVVTSDLLRTRRTASAIGAALGAAPRLDARLREASYGEAGGRPQTWLDARFVPPPAVGDRLRHDVGVTGAETRLDVALRVYAATTDLLRRAADHQVVVTHGFAATFVVAAWIGMPVEAAGSVTFPVASGSITTLREDGFFHNRGVLSVGDVAHLGASR from the coding sequence GTGCCCGACTCCACCCCTCCCCGGACGCCCTTCCCTCCCCCGCCGCTCGCCGAGGTCGTCGGCGCGCGCGAACGCACGATCCACGTCGTCACCCATCCCGAGGCGACGCACCACGTCGAGGGCCTGGTCGGCGGCGTCCACGACTCCGACCTCACCGCACGGGGCGCACGGCAGGCGGCTCTGGTCGCGGCGGCGCTGCGTGCCCGGATCCCGGACGACGCCGCCGTCGACGTCGTCACGTCCGACCTCCTGCGCACGCGCCGCACCGCGAGCGCGATCGGCGCGGCGCTCGGTGCCGCCCCCCGCCTGGACGCCCGACTGCGCGAGGCGTCCTACGGCGAGGCCGGGGGGCGGCCCCAGACCTGGCTCGACGCGCGGTTCGTCCCACCGCCGGCGGTGGGCGACCGTCTGCGGCACGACGTGGGCGTCACGGGCGCGGAGACGAGGCTCGACGTCGCGCTGCGGGTGTACGCGGCGACGACGGACCTGCTCCGCCGTGCCGCGGACCACCAGGTGGTGGTCACGCACGGGTTCGCGGCGACGTTCGTCGTCGCGGCCTGGATCGGGATGCCGGTCGAGGCCGCCGGGAGCGTCACGTTCCCGGTCGCCTCCGGGAGCATCACGACCCTGCGTGAGGACGGGTTCTTCCACAACCGCGGGGTGCTGAGCGTGGGCGACGTCGCGCACCTGGGCGCGTCGCGCTGA
- a CDS encoding DinB family protein, protein MARFTRTDDLRGATFDGADLRGARFVESDLSGVVMRGVQVEGVDVDAPWLADGDASFRVNGVDVTGFVEAELDRRFPGRERRRATDPQGLRDAWAALQSTWAATLDRAAALPASAVDVSVDGEWSFAQTLRHLVLATDAWLGRAVLEIEQPFHPLGQAGPQAAEDGLDLSLFVTGAPSYAEVLEARAGRVAMVRDFLAGVTPEELVVVRRNPWSPQYPETTLSCVHVILEEEWEHHRFAVRDLGAIEGSLGA, encoded by the coding sequence ATGGCCCGGTTCACCCGCACGGACGACCTGCGCGGCGCGACGTTCGACGGTGCGGACCTGCGCGGTGCGCGGTTCGTGGAGTCCGATCTGTCCGGTGTGGTGATGCGAGGCGTGCAGGTGGAGGGCGTCGACGTCGATGCGCCCTGGCTCGCGGACGGCGACGCGTCGTTCCGGGTGAACGGGGTGGACGTGACCGGGTTCGTGGAGGCAGAGCTGGACCGCCGGTTCCCGGGGCGCGAACGGCGTCGCGCCACCGACCCGCAGGGGCTGCGCGACGCGTGGGCGGCGCTGCAGTCGACATGGGCCGCGACGCTGGACCGGGCGGCGGCGCTGCCCGCGAGCGCCGTGGACGTGTCGGTGGACGGCGAGTGGTCGTTCGCGCAGACGTTGCGGCACCTGGTGCTGGCGACGGACGCGTGGTTGGGGCGGGCGGTGCTGGAGATCGAGCAGCCGTTCCACCCGTTGGGGCAGGCGGGTCCGCAGGCGGCGGAGGACGGGCTGGACCTGTCGCTTTTCGTGACGGGGGCGCCGTCGTACGCGGAGGTGCTGGAGGCGCGCGCGGGCCGGGTCGCGATGGTGCGGGACTTCCTGGCAGGGGTCACGCCGGAGGAGCTGGTGGTGGTGCGGCGCAACCCGTGGTCGCCGCAGTACCCGGAGACGACGTTGTCGTGCGTGCACGTGATCCTCGAGGAGGAGTGGGAGCACCACCGTTTCGCGGTGCGTGACCTCGGTGCGATCGAGGGGTCGCTCGGTGCGTGA
- a CDS encoding DUF2510 domain-containing protein, producing MSDSPAPGWYPDPWGVRAERWFDGRAWTPHLRDRPAGAGGRPRMHPGAIVAIVLGVVLALAAVAAVVGFFVVMVQGVICGEAPHYCD from the coding sequence GTGAGCGACTCCCCGGCGCCGGGCTGGTACCCGGACCCGTGGGGCGTGCGAGCCGAGCGGTGGTTCGACGGGCGCGCGTGGACGCCGCACCTCCGCGACCGCCCCGCGGGCGCCGGCGGCCGGCCCCGGATGCACCCCGGCGCGATCGTCGCGATCGTGCTCGGCGTGGTCCTCGCGCTGGCCGCCGTCGCGGCCGTCGTGGGGTTCTTCGTCGTCATGGTGCAGGGCGTGATCTGCGGCGAGGCGCCCCACTACTGCGACTGA
- a CDS encoding phospholipase D-like domain-containing protein: MHLSPDSALRTARRLLSRALVVAVAAPITVAAVLVTADAIRKRRNTTEASFPRSSPADVEVAGTTTTVFTYGEDVYREMLGAIRGAQRRILLETYIWKADALGEEFKQALVEASERGVEVFVVYDGFANLVVPQAFFDLPEPIHVIRYPVFRPGILMLNVRKSGRDHRKILVVDDEIAFVGGYNIGALYATQWRDTHIRLVGPSAWELRNAFVDFWNANRNPGQPLLADPGSVHWEPRLRAARNAPAHLVFPIRGIYLDAIDRASSHVYITQAYFIPDREILAALLAAAARGVDVRVLVPERSNHVLADWLSRGLYTALLRGGVRIHLYRDAMVHAKTATIDGAWTTIGTANIDRLSLTGNYEVNLEITDPGVAAQMEKVFDVDLSNSRELTLAEWDSRSVAAKLSEVVLTPLRPLL; encoded by the coding sequence GTGCACCTGTCGCCCGACTCCGCCCTGCGCACCGCCCGCCGTCTGCTCTCCCGCGCGCTCGTGGTCGCCGTCGCGGCGCCGATCACGGTCGCGGCCGTGCTCGTCACCGCCGACGCGATCCGCAAGCGCCGCAACACGACCGAGGCGTCGTTCCCGCGCTCCTCCCCCGCCGACGTCGAGGTCGCGGGCACCACGACGACCGTCTTCACGTACGGCGAGGACGTGTACCGGGAGATGCTCGGCGCGATCCGCGGGGCGCAGCGCCGCATCCTGCTCGAGACGTACATCTGGAAGGCCGACGCGCTCGGCGAGGAGTTCAAGCAGGCGCTGGTCGAGGCGAGCGAGCGCGGCGTCGAGGTGTTCGTCGTCTACGACGGGTTCGCGAACCTCGTCGTGCCGCAGGCGTTCTTCGACCTGCCGGAGCCGATCCACGTGATCCGCTACCCGGTGTTCCGCCCCGGCATCCTCATGCTCAACGTGCGCAAGTCGGGCCGCGACCACCGCAAGATCCTCGTGGTCGACGACGAGATCGCGTTCGTCGGCGGCTACAACATCGGCGCCCTGTACGCGACGCAGTGGCGGGACACGCACATCCGCCTCGTGGGCCCGAGCGCGTGGGAGCTGCGCAACGCGTTCGTCGACTTCTGGAACGCCAACCGGAACCCCGGCCAGCCGCTGCTCGCCGACCCCGGGTCGGTGCACTGGGAGCCGCGGCTGCGGGCCGCGCGCAACGCGCCCGCGCACCTCGTCTTCCCGATCCGCGGCATCTACCTCGACGCGATCGACCGCGCCAGCTCGCACGTCTACATCACGCAGGCGTACTTCATCCCCGACCGGGAGATCCTCGCGGCGCTCCTCGCCGCCGCCGCGCGCGGGGTCGACGTCCGCGTGCTGGTCCCCGAGCGCTCCAACCACGTGCTCGCGGACTGGCTGTCACGCGGCCTGTACACGGCGCTGCTCAGGGGCGGGGTGCGTATCCACCTGTACCGGGACGCGATGGTGCACGCGAAGACCGCGACCATCGACGGCGCGTGGACCACGATCGGGACGGCGAACATCGACCGCCTCTCCCTGACGGGGAACTACGAGGTCAACCTCGAGATCACCGACCCCGGGGTGGCCGCGCAGATGGAGAAGGTGTTCGACGTCGACCTGTCGAACTCGCGCGAGCTCACGCTCGCCGAGTGGGACTCCCGCTCGGTGGCGGCCAAGCTCAGCGAGGTCGTCCTCACGCCCCTGCGGCCCCTGCTGTGA
- a CDS encoding tyrosine-type recombinase/integrase — protein sequence MVAPPRLERITVAEAADRYLASVAAQTLRGVLSPTTRRSYERDVAEFARLAGPARVLDDVAGEDVDDVLLRYQTTPDGRYADASRKPGSSGRSAATVNRFRQSVTRFFSHAAREGWVQADPMQWASPPARLRDGLRVARTALSAGSAASLLEVSAARSPGDPAAVRRDQDLQLRDRLVVALLLVLGPRVSELERANLDDFSREPDQTRWRIQGKGGHVRTVTLSPPLAAALEEYLERLRPALLARRPDDPDARRALLLSWRGRRIDAQAVRGLLRRCVERMPAQYRREATPHALRHTTATLLAAEGWDVKVVAELLGHASIATTGVYLDRIEGELAAAIRAHPLSAALEPAET from the coding sequence ATGGTCGCCCCGCCCCGCCTCGAGCGGATCACCGTCGCCGAGGCCGCCGACCGCTACCTCGCGTCCGTCGCCGCGCAGACGCTGCGGGGCGTGCTGTCGCCGACGACACGCCGCAGCTACGAGCGGGACGTGGCGGAGTTCGCGCGGCTCGCCGGGCCCGCCCGGGTGCTGGACGACGTCGCCGGCGAGGACGTCGACGACGTCCTCCTGCGCTACCAGACCACTCCTGACGGCCGGTACGCGGACGCGTCGCGCAAGCCGGGGAGCTCGGGCCGCTCCGCCGCGACGGTCAACCGGTTCCGCCAGTCCGTCACCCGCTTCTTCTCCCACGCGGCGCGCGAGGGGTGGGTCCAGGCCGACCCGATGCAGTGGGCCTCTCCCCCGGCCCGCCTGCGCGACGGGCTGCGCGTCGCGCGCACCGCGCTGTCCGCGGGCTCCGCCGCGTCGCTCCTCGAGGTCTCCGCGGCCCGGTCGCCCGGCGACCCGGCCGCGGTACGGCGCGACCAGGACCTCCAGCTGCGCGACCGCCTCGTCGTCGCGCTCCTGCTCGTCCTCGGCCCGCGCGTCTCCGAGCTGGAGCGCGCGAACCTCGACGACTTCTCCCGCGAGCCCGACCAGACGCGCTGGCGCATCCAGGGCAAGGGCGGTCACGTCCGCACGGTGACGCTCTCTCCCCCGCTCGCCGCCGCGCTCGAGGAGTACCTGGAGCGCCTGCGCCCTGCGCTGCTCGCCCGCCGCCCCGACGACCCGGACGCGCGGCGCGCGCTCCTGCTGTCCTGGCGCGGCCGCCGCATCGACGCGCAGGCGGTTCGTGGTCTCCTGCGGCGCTGCGTCGAGCGCATGCCCGCGCAGTACCGGCGCGAGGCCACGCCGCACGCCCTGCGCCACACGACCGCGACCCTGCTGGCCGCCGAGGGGTGGGACGTGAAGGTCGTGGCCGAGCTCCTCGGGCACGCGTCCATCGCGACCACGGGCGTGTACCTCGACCGGATCGAGGGCGAGCTCGCCGCCGCCATCCGCGCCCACCCGCTCTCCGCGGCGCTCGAGCCGGCCGAGACCTGA
- a CDS encoding class I SAM-dependent DNA methyltransferase gives MTASRTDLGGTDQERLWDADTAARYDTPGEGMFAPDVLDPAVGRLAALAGRGSAVELAVGTGRVAIPLAARGVPVTGIEISRHMVARLREKADETTLPVVIGDMATARVPGEHTLVYLVYNTIANLLTQDAQVECFRNAARHLAPGGRFVVELWVPELRALPPGRTATVWHDEPGYLGVDTYDVLHQRVVSHHVRFDDDGRAEVHRTPHRYVWPAELDLMARLAGLEIETRHAGWAGEPFTAESRSHVSVYRRTTADAS, from the coding sequence ATGACAGCCTCCCGCACCGACCTCGGCGGCACCGACCAGGAACGCCTCTGGGACGCCGACACCGCCGCCCGGTACGACACCCCTGGCGAGGGCATGTTCGCGCCCGACGTCCTCGATCCCGCCGTCGGCCGGCTCGCGGCGCTCGCGGGCCGGGGGAGCGCGGTCGAGCTCGCCGTCGGCACCGGGCGGGTCGCGATCCCGCTCGCCGCGCGCGGCGTCCCGGTCACCGGCATCGAGATCTCCCGGCACATGGTCGCTCGGCTCCGCGAGAAGGCCGACGAGACGACCCTGCCCGTCGTCATCGGGGACATGGCTACCGCCCGGGTGCCGGGGGAGCACACGCTCGTCTACCTCGTGTACAACACGATCGCGAACCTGCTCACGCAAGACGCCCAGGTCGAGTGCTTCCGCAACGCCGCGCGCCACCTCGCCCCCGGGGGCCGGTTCGTCGTCGAGCTCTGGGTCCCCGAGCTGCGCGCCCTCCCGCCCGGCCGCACCGCGACCGTCTGGCACGACGAGCCCGGCTACCTCGGCGTCGACACCTACGACGTCCTGCACCAGCGTGTCGTGTCCCACCACGTCCGGTTCGACGACGACGGCCGCGCCGAGGTCCACCGCACGCCCCACCGGTACGTCTGGCCCGCCGAGCTGGACCTCATGGCCCGCCTCGCCGGCCTCGAGATCGAGACCCGGCACGCCGGATGGGCAGGGGAGCCGTTCACCGCCGAGTCCCGCTCCCACGTGTCCGTGTACCGGCGCACCACGGCGGACGCCTCATGA
- a CDS encoding SHOCT domain-containing protein — MSTSATEGHTEVPPPDPAPAPTVEPVAPVTVAVPVVEALAEHGPVAPAPPRRRPVGVVTIPGRAPDTSRFSAAPRYPAMFHVAGGRLVWDGARLRLVRGDDTVLEPAGRPVVTVTGDGPTVVVTWRDERPGARTTRAVLLDGSSARFARFARSLADTRPGSVVVDDRTMPSPRVPRLHPGQAGTARRPGVFARTLWRVVGRGAPAASAATGDGGAALVARLERLAALHRAGDLTDTEFARAKQALLG; from the coding sequence ATGAGCACCAGCGCGACCGAGGGCCACACCGAGGTCCCCCCGCCGGACCCCGCCCCGGCGCCCACGGTCGAGCCCGTCGCCCCCGTCACGGTCGCAGTCCCCGTCGTGGAGGCGCTGGCCGAGCACGGACCCGTCGCCCCCGCCCCGCCCCGTCGGCGTCCCGTCGGCGTCGTCACGATCCCCGGCAGGGCACCCGACACCTCACGCTTCTCCGCCGCGCCCCGCTACCCGGCCATGTTCCACGTCGCCGGCGGCCGGCTCGTGTGGGACGGCGCGCGGCTGCGCCTCGTCCGCGGCGACGACACCGTGCTCGAGCCCGCCGGGCGACCCGTCGTGACCGTCACGGGCGACGGTCCCACCGTCGTCGTGACCTGGCGCGACGAGCGCCCCGGGGCCCGGACCACCCGCGCCGTCCTGCTCGACGGGTCGTCCGCCCGGTTCGCGCGCTTCGCCCGGTCGCTCGCGGACACGCGACCCGGGAGCGTCGTCGTCGACGACCGGACCATGCCCTCACCGCGCGTGCCGCGCCTGCACCCCGGCCAGGCCGGCACCGCGCGGCGCCCCGGCGTGTTCGCCCGCACCCTGTGGCGCGTCGTCGGGCGCGGCGCGCCCGCCGCGAGCGCCGCCACGGGCGACGGGGGAGCGGCGCTCGTCGCCCGCCTCGAACGGCTCGCCGCCCTGCACCGCGCCGGCGACCTCACCGACACCGAGTTCGCACGCGCGAAGCAGGCGCTGCTCGGCTGA
- a CDS encoding putative immunity protein, translated as MPILPTERDPRLITVRRGGTLTDDHHRQLARWAVECTEHVLPIFEDARPDDTRPRDALDVARAWIRGEVPMKTAHSTAFVANAAGRDQPAPVKYAALAAGQAVAVAHVAAHDLGAAAYAIRAAVADADARGEDPEAARRAERDWQRERIPAELRELVLDDQRRRSAICWDVFDD; from the coding sequence ATGCCGATCCTGCCCACCGAACGCGACCCCCGACTCATCACCGTCCGACGTGGCGGCACCCTCACCGACGACCACCACCGCCAGCTCGCCCGGTGGGCCGTCGAGTGCACCGAGCACGTCCTGCCGATCTTCGAGGACGCCCGGCCCGACGACACCCGACCCCGCGACGCCCTCGACGTCGCCCGCGCCTGGATCCGCGGCGAGGTCCCCATGAAGACCGCCCACAGCACCGCCTTCGTCGCCAACGCCGCCGGGCGCGACCAGCCCGCACCCGTCAAGTACGCGGCGCTCGCGGCCGGGCAGGCGGTCGCGGTCGCGCACGTCGCGGCGCACGACCTGGGCGCGGCGGCGTACGCGATCCGGGCGGCGGTCGCTGACGCCGACGCGCGAGGCGAGGACCCGGAGGCTGCGCGCCGGGCGGAGCGGGACTGGCAGCGCGAGCGCATCCCGGCGGAGCTGCGCGAGCTCGTCCTCGACGACCAGCGGCGCCGGAGCGCGATCTGCTGGGACGTCTTCGACGACTGA
- a CDS encoding DUF7218 family protein → MPKRDPGPSVKDPELYEKLRDEGDSKEKAARIANAAAGSSRTSVGRKGGKAGDYDDWTVEKLRKRAAEIGIEGRSSMRKAELIKALRSH, encoded by the coding sequence GTGCCGAAGCGCGACCCCGGACCGAGCGTGAAGGACCCCGAGCTGTACGAGAAGCTGCGCGACGAGGGCGACTCGAAGGAGAAGGCGGCGCGCATCGCGAACGCCGCCGCGGGCTCGTCCCGCACGAGCGTCGGACGCAAGGGCGGCAAGGCCGGCGACTACGACGACTGGACGGTCGAGAAGCTGCGCAAGCGTGCCGCGGAGATCGGCATCGAGGGCCGCTCCTCGATGCGCAAGGCCGAGCTGATCAAGGCCCTCCGCTCGCACTGA
- a CDS encoding NUDIX hydrolase, which translates to MAEPWETTVTAFAMTRRDRKWLMIRHERLGVTRWELPGGHVERGETLEEAAARETAEETGVAIEVGRLVATCVHEWHERRRRKLVCFFDATAASSDVPRVPADEPHVLEAAWVDPFALDTVSPFIVPLIKQQLVGWPNAPISFVMTHRINGDGLWEPAPVVAEA; encoded by the coding sequence GTGGCTGAGCCGTGGGAGACGACCGTGACAGCGTTCGCGATGACGCGCCGGGATCGGAAGTGGCTGATGATTCGGCACGAACGGCTGGGCGTCACGCGCTGGGAGCTGCCGGGCGGTCACGTCGAACGTGGCGAGACGCTCGAGGAGGCTGCTGCGCGCGAGACGGCTGAAGAGACCGGTGTTGCCATCGAGGTCGGTCGGTTGGTTGCCACCTGCGTTCACGAGTGGCACGAACGACGACGGCGCAAGCTGGTCTGCTTCTTCGACGCGACGGCCGCGAGCAGCGATGTGCCCCGGGTGCCCGCGGACGAGCCACATGTCCTGGAGGCGGCATGGGTCGACCCGTTCGCGCTGGACACGGTGAGTCCGTTCATCGTGCCGTTGATCAAGCAGCAGCTCGTCGGCTGGCCGAACGCTCCGATCTCCTTCGTGATGACACATCGCATCAACGGTGACGGGCTCTGGGAGCCGGCTCCCGTCGTCGCTGAGGCCTGA
- a CDS encoding pyridoxamine 5'-phosphate oxidase family protein encodes MDREAFVRYVRSQGWGVVASLGAEGAPQAAFLAVAATGAGELVFDARATSRKVANLARDPRVAVTVGGTDGTTLQCEGEADVPVGTDRDRCAAAYAAAFPQFAGSLADEGIVLLRVVLAWARYGDFRDGGSVLTAVDVTGWGPAGG; translated from the coding sequence ATGGATCGTGAGGCGTTCGTGAGGTATGTCCGGTCGCAGGGGTGGGGTGTCGTGGCGTCGCTCGGTGCGGAGGGCGCGCCCCAGGCTGCGTTCCTCGCCGTGGCGGCGACGGGCGCGGGCGAGCTGGTGTTCGACGCGCGTGCGACGTCGCGCAAGGTGGCGAACCTGGCCCGGGACCCGCGCGTCGCCGTGACGGTGGGCGGGACGGACGGGACGACGCTGCAGTGCGAGGGCGAGGCGGACGTCCCGGTCGGCACGGACCGGGACCGGTGCGCCGCAGCGTACGCGGCGGCGTTCCCGCAGTTCGCGGGGTCGCTGGCGGACGAGGGCATCGTGCTGCTGCGGGTCGTGCTCGCGTGGGCGCGGTACGGGGACTTCCGCGACGGTGGGTCCGTGCTGACGGCGGTCGACGTGACCGGGTGGGGTCCGGCCGGGGGCTGA
- a CDS encoding AAA family ATPase: MTTEDRPHPGELVVLVCGPAGSGKSTYARSLARHGYVPLSFDEEAWRRGHRDHPLPAHVADEVHTALSARLTELVADGVPVVVDTSFWSRASRDRYRALLAPLGVRPVVHRVRTPRDVVLARLARRRGTGPDDVLVPEDLATAYLDGFEEPTPQEGPLRVVDGGP, from the coding sequence ATGACCACCGAGGACCGCCCGCACCCCGGCGAACTCGTCGTCCTCGTCTGCGGCCCCGCAGGGTCCGGCAAGTCGACCTACGCCCGCAGCCTCGCCCGGCACGGCTACGTCCCGCTCTCCTTCGACGAGGAGGCCTGGCGGCGCGGGCACCGTGACCACCCCCTGCCGGCCCACGTCGCCGACGAGGTCCACACCGCCCTGAGCGCGCGCCTCACCGAGCTCGTCGCCGACGGCGTGCCCGTCGTCGTCGACACGTCCTTCTGGTCCCGCGCCTCGCGCGACCGCTACCGCGCCCTCCTCGCGCCCCTGGGGGTCCGACCCGTCGTCCACCGCGTCCGGACCCCGCGTGACGTCGTCCTCGCCCGGCTCGCCCGACGGCGCGGCACCGGGCCCGACGACGTCCTCGTCCCCGAGGACCTCGCGACCGCCTACCTCGACGGCTTCGAGGAGCCGACCCCGCAGGAGGGGCCGCTCCGCGTCGTCGACGGCGGACCGTAG
- a CDS encoding outer membrane protein assembly factor BamB family protein — protein sequence MASLHRVELVPDDEPAPAARGAPAEGAHGSAAPARRRGLLLRVVAPLVVVALVLLVVGTWRTTSAERERLARPGAVVSLAVPPEPAWETDAASPRLVVVGDGSDAVLAVVTGAGVEGYDVASGTRRWRALDPTAWCGPAVGETSAPAPRPAVVTCLTGPALAPVAHVLGPGGPTADPVPLGDDLGRAVPAPDGTVLRWSRTGGVVHLALQDARTAQVRWRQAVQPDDAERTAMCRPQVAGQAAVTVEEDLLVVRGCRLSAVLTLAGTRLDARGDAITATVTPRADGSFWRTTVRLPDRTESTQLVAPDGTLRASVAGRLLVPLVGPGSAATTWLVTAPGEVRALESAPGPGTDAPHELWRADLPVVQAVALADGRAVLATGGALVALDARTGERVWSWPRSAPGSSADEPTAGPDLARGVTAAFTDGATLAVVVPDPDAPRRSLLVGLSLDDGGVRWQAGYDADPHGFAAVAGRVAHVDTGSSRLTVLG from the coding sequence ATGGCCTCGCTCCACCGGGTGGAGCTCGTCCCGGACGACGAGCCCGCACCGGCCGCGCGCGGCGCACCCGCGGAGGGGGCCCACGGGTCCGCCGCACCGGCCCGACGACGTGGTCTGCTCCTGCGCGTGGTGGCACCCCTCGTGGTGGTCGCTCTCGTCCTCCTCGTCGTCGGGACGTGGCGCACGACCTCCGCGGAGCGGGAACGCCTCGCCCGGCCCGGGGCCGTGGTCTCGCTCGCGGTGCCACCCGAGCCGGCGTGGGAGACGGACGCCGCCTCTCCTCGGCTCGTCGTGGTCGGCGACGGCAGCGACGCGGTCCTCGCCGTGGTCACCGGGGCCGGCGTGGAGGGGTACGACGTCGCGTCCGGCACGCGTCGCTGGCGGGCCCTCGACCCGACGGCCTGGTGCGGCCCCGCCGTCGGCGAGACGTCGGCCCCGGCTCCGCGCCCCGCCGTCGTCACGTGCCTGACGGGCCCCGCCCTCGCGCCCGTCGCGCACGTCCTCGGCCCGGGCGGTCCGACGGCGGACCCGGTCCCCCTCGGCGACGATCTCGGCCGGGCGGTGCCCGCCCCCGACGGGACCGTCCTGCGCTGGTCGCGCACGGGCGGCGTGGTCCACCTCGCGCTCCAGGACGCCCGGACCGCGCAGGTGCGCTGGCGGCAGGCCGTCCAGCCCGACGACGCGGAGCGCACCGCGATGTGCCGGCCCCAGGTCGCGGGACAGGCCGCCGTCACCGTCGAGGAGGACCTGCTCGTCGTGCGCGGCTGCCGCCTGAGCGCCGTCCTCACTCTCGCCGGAACCCGCCTGGACGCCCGGGGCGACGCGATCACGGCGACGGTCACGCCCCGCGCCGACGGGTCCTTCTGGCGCACGACCGTCCGGTTGCCCGACCGCACCGAGTCCACCCAGCTCGTCGCCCCGGACGGGACGCTCCGTGCCTCCGTCGCCGGGCGCCTCCTCGTTCCTCTCGTCGGCCCCGGCAGCGCCGCGACCACCTGGCTCGTCACGGCCCCGGGCGAGGTGCGCGCGCTCGAGTCCGCGCCCGGCCCGGGCACGGACGCGCCGCACGAGCTGTGGCGCGCCGACCTGCCGGTCGTGCAGGCCGTGGCGCTCGCGGACGGCCGCGCGGTCCTCGCCACGGGCGGCGCGCTCGTCGCCCTGGACGCCCGCACGGGCGAGCGGGTGTGGTCGTGGCCGCGCTCCGCGCCGGGGTCGTCCGCGGACGAACCCACCGCAGGGCCGGACCTCGCGCGCGGCGTGACGGCCGCGTTCACCGACGGCGCGACGCTCGCCGTGGTCGTGCCCGACCCGGACGCCCCGCGACGCTCGCTCCTGGTCGGCCTGTCCCTCGACGACGGCGGGGTGCGCTGGCAGGCCGGGTACGACGCGGACCCGCACGGCTTCGCCGCCGTGGCGGGGCGGGTCGCGCACGTGGACACGGGCTCGTCGCGCCTCACCGTGCTCGGATGA